The following proteins come from a genomic window of Leptospira bandrabouensis:
- a CDS encoding ATP-binding cassette domain-containing protein yields the protein MKNKIQEIPKSFTEDEFLSKLSSNDLKKILSLFEFRSLVANDRIGGNEFEPTPLLIVETGRVQVKLKINQKELLIKTLTEGAFYGISEFSSDSLKKQIFQVEESSRVRVLPQLQFLKFIESDSIRKKIWNEYKENVQLRDELRIHPYFRKLSHSEIQELCKILIKRKIPSGQILIKEGTKSSSLFFIRSGRFKVTKSTWQKDYFSFVEAGSVLGEMGVLEKKARNATVTAVEDSFVYELSSKDAVEFFEKSESLLITIRSIMSERKLNLGDGSEEDTIETLLIYEADKFHFLPKQKFQPPIRNQIRFPFLFQDGKAQSGDACRKMILRYWGYSFADYDADPTFPDFDPDIRPNHWKSSFGENKGECYFVNWRDHESELNNIPTIGFIENSRYVILKSFEKKRVLIFDPEYGEVNLSREEWEQKSSDIVIYFIPKIKPESKWELKNRFFSGLAEYFLPASKYLKAGIVASFVIKGLEIFIPLVNLYLIDAVLLQENKEFFIPVIFAVVLLSFSQSFLAYFRSNVIFFTSNRVNQTIAIRFLVKLISLPISFFERNRKGEILNRWEEIESVISFFSDQGAMKFFDLLFSSIVFVIFLFLSPLLLVIIVLLILPEILVLRALTPKIVEETKKESLKKSETLSYFIETINGFETIKNLGATYSHRWDFEKRLTSQLNSEGKKLFYSNLLFTNTEFFKQITVVIVMLVGSILILKDQMTLGTLYAIVGLVAYIRNPIVSLYDDFLKFQKANISWNRLRSFESLDSEITDKDNLFKVDLPEVKGNIEFKNLSFSYDTLKPESGIRNLSLTIKAGKKVAFVGRSGSGKSTILKLILGLYQPKDGEVIIDEVSLNEIWLPSLRTKIGVIFQENPLISGTVRENISITKPDATLSEVVEAAKLACIHDDIVKLPLGYDTEISEKGFVFSGGQKQRLSLARLFLQKPSLLLLDEPTASLDKETEARILSHINTVFAGATIITVAHRLDTIRNYDQIFVLERGKLESKGTHRDLLSKRGIYQLLHSKQEAIR from the coding sequence TTGAAAAATAAGATACAAGAAATACCTAAATCATTTACTGAGGATGAGTTTTTATCCAAACTCAGTTCGAATGATTTAAAAAAAATTCTAAGTTTATTTGAATTTAGATCTCTTGTTGCAAATGATAGAATAGGTGGTAATGAATTCGAACCTACTCCACTCTTAATTGTAGAAACGGGAAGAGTTCAGGTAAAATTAAAGATAAATCAAAAAGAACTTTTAATAAAGACCTTAACGGAAGGGGCATTTTATGGAATCAGTGAGTTCTCTTCGGATTCGTTAAAAAAACAAATTTTTCAAGTAGAAGAAAGTTCTAGAGTTCGGGTATTACCTCAACTTCAATTCTTAAAATTCATTGAGTCGGATTCCATCAGAAAAAAAATATGGAATGAATACAAGGAAAACGTCCAACTTCGTGATGAATTAAGAATTCATCCCTATTTCAGAAAACTTTCTCATTCCGAAATTCAAGAATTATGTAAAATACTTATAAAGCGGAAGATTCCATCGGGTCAAATTTTGATAAAGGAAGGAACTAAAAGTTCTTCATTATTTTTTATTCGTTCTGGAAGATTCAAAGTCACCAAATCTACTTGGCAAAAAGATTATTTTTCATTTGTTGAAGCAGGCTCCGTATTAGGTGAAATGGGGGTATTGGAAAAAAAAGCAAGAAATGCAACTGTTACAGCAGTTGAGGATAGTTTTGTATATGAACTTTCCTCAAAAGATGCAGTGGAATTCTTTGAAAAATCAGAAAGTTTATTGATTACCATTCGTTCGATTATGAGCGAAAGAAAACTAAACTTAGGTGATGGTTCTGAAGAAGATACTATTGAAACTTTATTAATTTATGAAGCAGACAAGTTTCATTTTTTACCGAAACAAAAATTTCAACCACCAATTAGAAATCAGATTCGATTTCCATTTTTGTTTCAAGACGGTAAAGCTCAGTCTGGTGATGCCTGTCGCAAAATGATTCTTCGATATTGGGGATATTCGTTTGCCGATTATGATGCAGATCCTACTTTTCCTGACTTTGATCCGGATATTAGACCAAACCATTGGAAAAGTAGTTTTGGAGAAAATAAAGGAGAATGTTATTTTGTTAACTGGAGAGATCATGAATCTGAACTAAATAATATTCCAACGATTGGGTTTATTGAAAATTCAAGATACGTAATATTAAAATCCTTTGAGAAAAAAAGAGTCCTTATTTTTGATCCAGAATATGGAGAGGTAAATCTTTCCCGTGAGGAATGGGAGCAGAAATCTTCCGATATCGTTATTTATTTTATTCCCAAAATTAAACCTGAATCTAAATGGGAACTTAAAAATCGGTTCTTTTCTGGACTCGCAGAGTATTTTCTACCAGCTAGCAAATATTTAAAAGCAGGTATCGTTGCAAGTTTTGTGATTAAAGGATTAGAAATTTTTATTCCTTTAGTAAATTTATATCTGATCGATGCAGTTTTGTTGCAAGAGAACAAAGAATTTTTTATTCCAGTAATTTTTGCTGTAGTTTTACTTAGTTTTTCTCAATCCTTTCTTGCTTATTTCAGATCGAATGTAATTTTTTTTACAAGCAATCGAGTCAATCAAACCATTGCTATTCGGTTTTTAGTAAAATTAATATCTTTACCTATTTCTTTCTTTGAGAGGAACAGGAAAGGGGAAATTTTAAATCGTTGGGAGGAAATTGAATCTGTTATTTCTTTTTTTTCTGACCAAGGAGCAATGAAATTCTTTGATTTACTTTTTAGCTCTATTGTCTTTGTAATTTTTCTTTTTCTATCTCCATTATTACTTGTGATTATAGTTTTGTTAATTCTTCCAGAGATTTTGGTTTTACGTGCATTAACGCCTAAGATAGTCGAAGAAACAAAGAAAGAATCGTTGAAGAAATCGGAAACGCTAAGTTATTTTATCGAAACTATAAATGGATTTGAGACTATCAAAAATTTGGGTGCAACTTATTCACATCGTTGGGATTTTGAAAAACGACTTACCTCTCAATTGAATTCGGAAGGGAAAAAATTATTTTATTCCAATTTACTTTTTACGAATACAGAATTTTTCAAACAGATAACGGTTGTGATCGTTATGTTAGTTGGTAGTATTTTAATTCTTAAAGATCAAATGACACTTGGCACTTTATATGCGATCGTAGGTTTAGTTGCATATATTCGTAATCCAATTGTTTCTTTGTATGATGACTTTTTGAAATTTCAAAAGGCAAATATATCTTGGAATCGGCTTAGAAGCTTTGAATCTCTGGATAGTGAAATCACCGATAAGGATAATCTATTTAAGGTGGATCTTCCAGAAGTTAAAGGTAACATCGAATTTAAGAATTTGAGTTTTTCTTATGATACTCTTAAACCTGAATCTGGTATCCGTAATTTATCATTAACAATAAAGGCTGGTAAAAAAGTTGCTTTTGTTGGTCGAAGTGGAAGTGGTAAATCCACTATTTTAAAATTAATATTAGGATTGTATCAACCGAAAGATGGTGAGGTTATTATTGATGAAGTCTCATTGAATGAGATTTGGCTTCCCAGTTTGCGAACTAAAATTGGAGTTATCTTTCAAGAGAATCCTTTAATTTCAGGAACGGTTCGTGAAAATATTTCGATCACCAAACCAGATGCAACTCTTAGTGAAGTAGTGGAAGCCGCAAAACTTGCCTGTATACATGATGATATCGTTAAACTCCCGCTTGGTTATGATACCGAAATATCCGAAAAAGGATTCGTATTTTCTGGAGGTCAAAAACAAAGGTTATCGTTGGCTCGGTTATTTTTGCAAAAACCAAGTCTTTTGTTGTTGGACGAACCTACAGCTTCTTTGGATAAGGAAACGGAAGCAAGAATTCTGTCTCATATAAATACTGTTTTTGCTGGTGCGACTATCATCACTGTCGCACATAGATTAGATACAATCCGCAATTACGATCAAATTTTTGTATTGGAACGTGGTAAATTGGAAAGTAAAGGAACTCATCGCGACTTACTTTCTAAGAGAGGAATTTACCAATTACTTCATTCTAAACAGGAAGCGATCCGATAA
- a CDS encoding Hpt domain-containing protein — translation MNDPEDQAWLKEMIVSLLENMATRVENLGRLLVSKEPKDLQAELHQIKGVAANFGLAALSEVVIKAEGFAKTGEIDSSVEEGKKIAAIWESTRQELEKKFST, via the coding sequence ATGAACGATCCGGAGGATCAGGCCTGGTTAAAAGAGATGATCGTATCTCTTTTGGAAAATATGGCAACTCGGGTTGAAAATTTAGGTAGGCTTTTGGTATCAAAAGAACCTAAGGATTTGCAGGCGGAGTTACACCAAATCAAAGGAGTGGCTGCCAATTTTGGTTTGGCCGCACTTTCAGAAGTGGTGATCAAAGCGGAAGGTTTTGCAAAAACCGGCGAAATTGATTCTTCTGTAGAAGAAGGAAAAAAGATCGCTGCCATTTGGGAATCCACCAGACAAGAATTAGAAAAAAAGTTTTCTACTTAA
- the lpxA gene encoding acyl-ACP--UDP-N-acetylglucosamine O-acyltransferase, whose protein sequence is MKIHPTAIIDPKAELHESVEVGPFCIIEKDVKIGEGTVIESHVKILSGTRIGKFNKLSSGGSYGGLPQDLAFKPETKTYLEIGDHNHMRENVIFHRGTVEGKATVIGNHNYLMGNVHIAHDVIVGDHNIMVQNTMLAGHVVIGHKVFISGSVGVHQFVRVSDYAMLAGLTKVVKDVPPYATVDGHPGAVVSLNVVGMKRAGISADVRLAIKRVYKTIYHSGLNTKQALTELKKDPNPAPEVQKIIEFFETSKRGVVDHRFVSGGSDEE, encoded by the coding sequence ATGAAAATTCACCCCACTGCCATCATCGATCCGAAGGCGGAACTCCATGAGTCCGTAGAAGTTGGACCTTTTTGTATCATTGAAAAAGATGTCAAAATCGGCGAAGGAACCGTCATTGAATCCCACGTTAAGATCCTATCTGGAACTCGCATTGGTAAGTTCAATAAACTATCTTCTGGGGGAAGTTACGGCGGATTACCACAAGATTTAGCCTTCAAACCGGAAACCAAAACCTACTTAGAGATTGGTGACCACAACCACATGCGTGAAAACGTCATTTTCCACCGAGGAACTGTAGAAGGAAAAGCTACAGTCATTGGTAACCATAACTATCTTATGGGTAACGTTCATATTGCCCATGATGTGATTGTAGGTGACCACAACATTATGGTCCAAAACACAATGCTTGCAGGCCACGTGGTCATCGGTCATAAAGTTTTTATTTCCGGATCCGTTGGGGTTCACCAATTTGTACGAGTTTCTGATTATGCAATGTTAGCTGGTCTTACCAAAGTTGTGAAAGATGTCCCTCCTTATGCTACAGTAGATGGACACCCAGGTGCCGTAGTGAGTTTAAACGTAGTGGGAATGAAACGTGCAGGAATTTCAGCGGACGTTCGTTTGGCCATTAAACGGGTATATAAAACCATTTACCATAGTGGGCTCAACACCAAACAAGCGCTTACCGAACTTAAAAAAGATCCAAACCCAGCACCGGAAGTTCAAAAAATTATCGAATTCTTTGAAACTAGCAAACGTGGAGTAGTCGATCACCGATTTGTTTCAGGTGGATCTGACGAAGAATGA
- a CDS encoding DUF6938 domain-containing protein produces the protein MNREPMFGLETGFLSKQTAGLIRGILQKRYSIGNTSVSLFSSPSPLYPGLELISDKGPNPIQKRLVVGSIRMGYGHHRMALAVYSHSLKKQIPTYLHDLLAIDSPEAKAIADIDSGYSYFSRLSAEIGGPVEWLWGALMSQGNLTSLELSCQLAELYKGLMNGIPKDSPIITTYPLNGQIAVASGFQKTIHLICDNYPQYYLLVPGALNLVQSPSAYTKFIQMGVPKENLAVAGHWVSEDVVSNAVTDCENRVRRIDSKKCRRYLIPIGGAGAQKGYILDLIRLSKKLLQNKKAVFWINTGDHPKVLKSIESFLIVQKIPYLSIDNWDDLIHFIERHPLRSEDHENNPPVVLFHFPSHTEAFSATDKLIRITDVLVTKPSELAFYPVPKLFIRRVGDHEAASVVRSLELGEGTVECREVTHAKELIHIFTESDDLLLRMNESVIRNTIEGVYNGSKAAVEMSAAN, from the coding sequence ATGAATCGAGAACCCATGTTCGGCCTGGAAACCGGCTTTTTATCGAAACAAACCGCAGGTCTCATTCGAGGAATCCTTCAAAAACGGTATTCTATCGGTAACACTTCAGTTTCTTTGTTTTCCTCCCCATCGCCTCTGTATCCAGGTTTGGAACTTATCTCTGACAAGGGACCAAATCCCATCCAAAAACGATTGGTTGTGGGAAGTATTCGTATGGGTTACGGCCACCACCGCATGGCCCTCGCTGTATATTCACATTCCTTAAAAAAACAAATTCCTACGTACTTACATGACCTACTTGCGATAGACTCTCCAGAAGCAAAAGCAATCGCAGACATTGATTCTGGTTATAGCTATTTTTCTAGACTGAGTGCCGAAATTGGTGGGCCTGTGGAATGGCTTTGGGGTGCACTTATGTCCCAAGGAAACCTAACTTCTTTAGAACTCTCTTGCCAGTTAGCAGAATTATACAAAGGGCTTATGAATGGAATTCCGAAAGACTCTCCGATCATCACCACATACCCGTTAAATGGTCAAATAGCAGTGGCTTCCGGATTTCAAAAAACAATCCATCTCATTTGTGATAACTATCCGCAATATTATTTACTTGTACCAGGTGCACTTAACTTAGTGCAATCGCCTTCCGCCTATACAAAGTTTATCCAGATGGGTGTTCCTAAAGAAAATCTTGCCGTTGCAGGTCATTGGGTATCGGAAGATGTTGTTTCCAATGCTGTAACTGATTGTGAAAATCGTGTGCGAAGGATTGATTCGAAAAAATGCAGGAGGTATCTGATACCGATCGGCGGAGCTGGTGCTCAGAAAGGTTACATCTTAGATTTAATTCGACTTTCCAAAAAACTTCTACAGAATAAAAAAGCAGTGTTTTGGATCAACACTGGTGATCACCCCAAAGTATTAAAATCTATAGAATCATTTCTTATCGTTCAAAAAATTCCTTATTTATCGATCGATAATTGGGATGATCTAATTCATTTTATCGAACGTCATCCATTACGTTCTGAAGATCATGAAAACAATCCACCTGTAGTTTTGTTTCATTTTCCATCTCATACAGAAGCTTTTTCTGCTACCGATAAACTCATTCGTATTACAGATGTCCTTGTGACTAAACCATCAGAACTTGCTTTTTATCCAGTCCCCAAACTTTTTATTCGCCGAGTGGGTGACCATGAAGCAGCCTCTGTGGTACGCTCCTTAGAACTTGGGGAAGGTACAGTGGAATGCAGGGAAGTTACTCACGCTAAAGAACTCATCCATATTTTTACAGAATCAGATGATTTATTACTCAGAATGAACGAGTCTGTGATTCGAAATACAATCGAAGGAGTCTATAATGGAAGTAAGGCGGCAGTTGAAATGTCAGCCGCAAACTAA
- a CDS encoding acetyl-CoA C-acetyltransferase translates to MEQVYILGGLRSAFGSFGGTLKDMSAVDLGVEVSKAALQKTGVDPSLIEESIFGNVIPTGKDGIYLARHIGLKSGVPIASPALTLNRLCGSGMEAVIQAAKKIMLGEAHTVLAGGVESMSNAPYVVRNARFGVRYGNSEFEDSLATGLTDIYVELPMGMTAENLSDQYKISREEQDLWAATSQERAEEATNKGILKEEIHAITINGKNPIVFDKDEFIKGKAGATKLATLKPAFKKDGTVTAGNASGINDGASAMIIASASQAKKLGKEPLAIVKSWGHAGCDPAKMGIGPAVAIPAALQKAGISLKDVGLVEVNEAFAAQYLAVQKELGLDPKITNVNGGAVAIGHPLGASGNRVTLTLALEMQRRGVKYGVASLCIGGGQGIAIVLENPKA, encoded by the coding sequence ATGGAACAAGTTTATATATTGGGCGGACTTAGATCTGCATTCGGTAGTTTTGGCGGAACTCTCAAAGATATGAGTGCCGTGGATCTTGGAGTAGAAGTCTCCAAAGCAGCACTTCAAAAAACTGGAGTGGACCCATCTCTCATAGAAGAAAGTATTTTTGGCAATGTCATTCCCACAGGCAAAGATGGAATTTATTTAGCACGACATATTGGTTTAAAATCTGGAGTTCCGATTGCAAGCCCCGCACTCACACTGAATCGACTTTGCGGTTCTGGAATGGAAGCCGTCATCCAAGCTGCCAAAAAAATTATGTTGGGAGAAGCACATACCGTTCTTGCTGGTGGTGTTGAATCCATGAGTAACGCGCCTTATGTGGTTCGTAATGCAAGATTTGGTGTTCGTTATGGAAATTCCGAATTTGAAGATTCATTGGCCACTGGTTTAACAGATATTTATGTAGAACTTCCAATGGGTATGACTGCTGAGAACTTAAGTGACCAATACAAAATCTCAAGAGAAGAACAAGATCTTTGGGCGGCAACTTCTCAAGAAAGAGCAGAAGAAGCAACGAACAAAGGTATCTTAAAAGAAGAGATTCATGCCATTACAATCAATGGGAAAAATCCAATTGTATTTGATAAAGATGAGTTCATCAAAGGAAAAGCTGGTGCTACAAAATTAGCAACATTGAAACCTGCGTTCAAAAAAGATGGAACTGTCACTGCAGGAAACGCATCCGGTATCAATGATGGTGCTTCTGCAATGATCATAGCTTCTGCTTCTCAAGCAAAAAAATTAGGAAAAGAACCTTTGGCGATTGTGAAGTCTTGGGGACATGCAGGTTGTGATCCTGCTAAGATGGGAATTGGTCCTGCCGTTGCGATCCCAGCTGCTTTACAAAAAGCTGGAATTAGTTTGAAAGACGTTGGTCTTGTGGAAGTAAACGAAGCGTTTGCCGCACAGTATTTAGCCGTTCAAAAAGAACTAGGACTAGATCCAAAAATTACCAATGTCAATGGGGGAGCCGTTGCGATCGGACATCCACTCGGAGCTTCTGGAAACCGTGTGACCTTAACACTTGCATTAGAGATGCAAAGACGAGGAGTAAAATACGGAGTAGCTTCCCTTTGTATTGGCGGTGGCCAAGGGATTGCTATTGTTCTAGAAAACCCAAAAGCTTAA
- a CDS encoding peptidase domain-containing ABC transporter: MHSEVRRNLEKIRTVFRSNYLLAELDEAERESLLPFIEVRFVRLGQHLIKANELPEYIHFVLTGRFGMKQNKQDLSLGRYAFVEVGESIGERITLTKTPSKHDYYALEPSIVLLLPASRFLKLVESHPEIAEKAKHREEEQEKFHYVRKLSFFEELSPEEIKLILKSIQLVKVTQGDFIFAEGEEGDAAYIVRSGKIQIRTENPRKIISIMRSGDILGEIAIFKQQKRLASAVASEDSDLYKIPGSIFRKVIGVEKGNKLEEIVQSRLLRYSTYKAKEKEENTIRPFVSKRFEIRKGTKKKYIEQVTTDQLTLVGLVCSELSLRTYDKSLPNNWKIRIKNELNRNIVPGIFELAIELEKLGFLTKQQHLSQEQLIELENPVFITDDESVPCLLYLYDSELDAVLISHPIKGVYELPISEFLQIWDGVVLQFSPAPATMSADVSLISFFKELRTLFSPKRTEIRWILVATILSAILTLSLPYLIRQVVDQVLVFSDRNFLFTLVTGVGISIFFQTLFSLFKNLISIGLMQSLEYNYFVRFFQHILNLTLPEFRKFETGDFTQRLKENQKILEITQRSGLFLILDLVTLPIYLFILFRLDSSLSFIGILFVIVYSLFVVRSGAKIKKLQKHSFESKKKTTTFFLSLFAGMPLIKSSAMESRYLSKGLNEIARTILTNLRVGKRVHVLQLMSKFFEQIGLIAVITFGVSDVLDESLSLGSFLAFLVLYSLLMEPIVRFCHLYEDLSELRESRMRLTEIYSLPGEIVSQRPFGELPRLSGKITLDHISFKYSETSPEILSDIHLEIEAGEKIAIVGRSGCGKSTLMRIMMGTLTPTKGKVFFDSFDLSTLDPEEVRIQFGAVEQHPILFSGSISENLSKKNPSLNKESLLAGAKLASVDHFVERFPMKYETKIGESGIGLSGGQKQRLAIARALVTNPSILFLDEPTSALDSETESHIQSQWETVFQDRTVIQISHRLHSTVSADKIIVLDEGRIVEMGTHAELITTKGFYYHLFPTLSEGEKDV, encoded by the coding sequence ATGCATTCTGAAGTTAGGCGAAATCTTGAAAAAATCCGCACCGTATTTCGCAGTAATTACTTACTTGCGGAATTAGACGAAGCAGAACGGGAAAGCCTACTCCCATTTATCGAAGTACGTTTTGTTCGATTGGGACAACATTTAATCAAAGCCAATGAATTACCTGAATACATACATTTTGTATTAACTGGTCGATTTGGAATGAAACAAAACAAACAAGACCTAAGTTTAGGGAGGTATGCATTTGTTGAAGTTGGCGAATCGATAGGAGAAAGAATTACACTCACCAAAACCCCTTCTAAACATGATTATTATGCACTAGAGCCTTCTATCGTTTTATTACTCCCGGCCTCTCGTTTTTTAAAGTTAGTTGAATCTCATCCAGAAATTGCGGAAAAAGCAAAACATAGAGAAGAAGAACAAGAAAAGTTTCATTATGTTCGTAAACTTAGTTTTTTTGAGGAACTTTCTCCTGAAGAGATTAAACTTATACTTAAGTCCATTCAGTTAGTAAAAGTAACTCAAGGGGATTTTATTTTTGCAGAAGGTGAAGAGGGAGATGCCGCTTATATTGTTCGATCTGGAAAAATTCAGATCAGAACAGAAAATCCAAGGAAAATAATCTCCATTATGCGGTCGGGAGATATTCTAGGTGAAATTGCTATATTCAAACAACAGAAACGATTGGCGAGTGCTGTTGCTTCAGAAGATTCCGATTTATATAAAATTCCTGGTTCTATTTTCCGTAAGGTAATTGGAGTTGAAAAAGGGAACAAGTTAGAAGAAATTGTTCAATCACGTTTACTGCGTTATTCGACATACAAGGCAAAAGAAAAAGAAGAGAACACAATCCGACCCTTTGTTTCGAAGCGATTCGAAATTAGAAAGGGAACTAAAAAAAAATATATTGAACAGGTTACAACTGACCAACTCACCTTAGTGGGACTTGTATGTAGCGAACTTTCCCTTCGAACCTATGATAAATCTCTTCCTAACAATTGGAAAATAAGAATTAAAAATGAATTAAATCGAAATATTGTTCCCGGAATTTTTGAATTAGCAATTGAATTAGAGAAGTTAGGATTCTTAACCAAACAACAACATTTGTCACAAGAACAATTGATCGAATTAGAAAATCCTGTTTTTATTACCGATGACGAAAGTGTTCCTTGTTTGTTGTATTTGTATGACTCGGAATTAGATGCAGTCCTTATCTCGCATCCTATCAAGGGCGTTTACGAACTTCCCATTTCAGAGTTTCTGCAAATATGGGATGGAGTTGTATTACAATTTTCTCCGGCACCGGCAACAATGTCTGCTGATGTCAGTTTGATTAGTTTTTTTAAAGAACTCCGAACTTTGTTTAGCCCGAAACGTACTGAAATTCGTTGGATTTTGGTGGCAACGATACTTTCTGCCATCTTAACTTTATCATTGCCGTATCTGATTCGTCAGGTGGTGGACCAAGTATTGGTTTTTTCAGACAGAAATTTTTTGTTCACCTTAGTGACTGGAGTCGGTATTTCTATCTTTTTTCAAACATTATTCTCTTTATTTAAAAACCTGATTTCAATCGGACTTATGCAAAGTCTGGAGTATAACTATTTTGTTAGATTTTTCCAACATATACTCAATCTTACCTTACCCGAATTTAGAAAATTTGAAACTGGTGATTTTACGCAAAGGTTAAAAGAAAACCAGAAGATCTTAGAAATTACGCAAAGGTCTGGTTTGTTTTTGATTTTAGATTTGGTGACTTTGCCAATTTATCTTTTTATTTTATTTCGTTTAGATAGTAGCTTATCTTTTATAGGCATACTGTTTGTAATCGTTTATTCGTTGTTCGTTGTAAGGTCTGGGGCAAAAATCAAAAAATTACAAAAACATAGTTTTGAATCTAAAAAGAAAACAACTACCTTTTTCTTGTCATTGTTTGCTGGAATGCCACTCATAAAATCGTCAGCAATGGAAAGTCGATATCTTTCTAAAGGACTCAATGAAATTGCAAGAACCATCCTTACCAATCTGCGAGTGGGAAAACGGGTTCATGTTTTGCAATTGATGAGTAAGTTTTTTGAACAAATTGGACTTATCGCCGTGATTACCTTTGGTGTTAGCGATGTTCTGGATGAATCACTTTCACTTGGAAGTTTTTTAGCTTTTTTAGTATTATACTCTCTTCTTATGGAGCCGATTGTTCGGTTTTGTCATTTGTATGAAGATCTAAGTGAACTAAGAGAGTCACGGATGCGGTTAACAGAAATATATTCATTACCAGGGGAAATTGTCAGCCAACGTCCGTTTGGTGAACTACCAAGGTTATCTGGAAAAATTACTTTAGATCATATTAGTTTTAAATATTCAGAAACGAGTCCTGAAATTCTATCAGATATCCATTTAGAAATCGAAGCTGGTGAAAAGATAGCGATTGTAGGGCGAAGTGGTTGCGGTAAATCCACTTTAATGAGAATTATGATGGGAACGTTAACTCCGACCAAAGGAAAAGTATTTTTTGATTCTTTTGATTTATCCACATTGGATCCTGAAGAAGTTAGAATCCAATTTGGTGCGGTAGAACAACACCCAATCCTTTTTTCTGGGAGTATTTCAGAAAATTTATCTAAAAAAAATCCATCCTTGAATAAAGAATCTTTGTTAGCTGGTGCAAAGTTAGCATCGGTTGACCATTTTGTTGAAAGGTTTCCAATGAAATATGAAACAAAAATTGGAGAATCAGGAATAGGACTTTCTGGAGGTCAGAAGCAGCGTTTGGCAATTGCAAGAGCTCTTGTAACAAATCCGAGCATTTTATTTTTGGATGAACCAACTTCTGCTTTAGATTCTGAAACAGAATCACATATCCAATCACAATGGGAAACAGTATTTCAAGATAGAACTGTGATTCAAATCTCACATAGACTACATAGTACAGTCAGTGCTGACAAAATAATAGTGTTGGATGAAGGGCGGATTGTCGAGATGGGAACTCATGCTGAATTAATTACAACAAAAGGATTTTATTATCACTTATTCCCAACTTTAAGTGAAGGGGAAAAAGATGTTTAA
- a CDS encoding HlyD family efflux transporter periplasmic adaptor subunit, translating to MEALETGTLTNLYVKSGDFLKKGDPIMELEFSEQQIELSKDTNNLDYEEKKLQRLVRNKKEAEKILKNLAYNLENNSGSALSGGVLNKFVSLKKAYMDFQNGVGAKFIYDQSLLEFNEEFGNLKDEIQREENTISSLRGDTKLKRERVANAIIRMPFSGIIGELSVNNVGQNIIRGQTVASLMEEGQPLEAIVEVSSKDIGAVRVGLSSVIKVKAFHQNDFGVVEGTVSQIIPNTKEKDSFSVILILGTQDLNQDGKEFKLFPGLKVVADIVIDRKSIYQILFRFADPRN from the coding sequence GTGGAAGCTTTAGAAACTGGAACACTCACAAATTTATATGTAAAATCAGGGGATTTTCTTAAAAAAGGAGATCCCATTATGGAGTTAGAATTTTCAGAACAACAAATTGAGTTATCGAAAGATACGAATAACTTGGATTATGAGGAAAAAAAATTACAACGTTTAGTTAGAAATAAAAAAGAAGCAGAAAAAATTTTAAAAAACTTAGCTTATAATTTAGAAAATAATTCTGGTTCTGCGTTGTCAGGTGGAGTCCTAAACAAATTTGTTAGTTTAAAAAAAGCATATATGGACTTTCAAAATGGAGTTGGAGCCAAGTTTATATATGACCAAAGTTTATTAGAGTTTAATGAAGAGTTTGGAAATTTAAAAGACGAAATTCAAAGAGAAGAAAACACAATCTCTAGTCTTAGAGGTGATACAAAATTAAAAAGAGAAAGAGTAGCAAATGCAATTATTCGAATGCCTTTTTCCGGTATCATTGGTGAACTTTCTGTAAATAACGTAGGGCAAAATATTATTCGTGGACAGACAGTGGCATCTTTAATGGAAGAAGGCCAACCATTAGAAGCGATTGTGGAAGTTAGTAGTAAAGATATTGGTGCGGTTCGAGTAGGTTTATCATCAGTAATTAAAGTAAAAGCATTCCATCAAAACGATTTTGGCGTAGTGGAAGGAACTGTTTCACAAATTATTCCTAATACAAAGGAAAAGGATTCTTTTTCTGTAATTTTAATATTAGGAACACAAGATTTGAATCAAGATGGAAAAGAATTCAAATTGTTTCCTGGTTTGAAGGTCGTTGCAGATATCGTAATAGATAGAAAAAGTATATATCAAATATTATTTCGTTTTGCTGATCCTAGGAATTAG